In Bacteroidota bacterium, the DNA window TGCACTCGTGAACGATCGAAGGAATGTTCGTCTGTCCATGTACAAGAAATTTCACGTTACGTAATAGACAACTTACTACCGAATTCGGCAGGATCAAAGCAAGGCATCTCTCAGTGACCTACTTGACCGTGACAATTCGTCGCACAGGAAGGGCTTCGGCCATCGCGGGAACAACCCGCGCACGGAGCCTGTTGTGCGTGTCCATTTTCATTGCGGGAGTGGCGAAATTGGCAGACGCACCATCTTGAGGGGGTGGCGCCGTGAGGCATGCGGGTTCAAGTCCCGCCTCCCGCACATTATCATCAGTTGCCATACTGATCGTTTTTGTTGCTGTATTCTCCCCACGCGTCGCACTTCCAACCTTACAGGTGTAGCGCACACGTTTTCCCGATTTTTTTACTGTACAAAAGGAAGCTGCCATGAGAAGAATAATCGTCCCATCCTTTATTACCTTAGACGGAGTATTGCAAGCGCCCGGTGGGCCTGACGAAGATACAACAAGCGGGTTTAAGTATGGCGGTTGGTCTGCGCCATACGCCGATGAGGATTCCGGTAAGCTCATGCTCGAGCAGATGGGCCCGACAGACCTCCTCTTGGGCAGAAAAACATTTGAGATATTCGCTAACTACTGGCCAACACATGCGGATATGTGGCCCGGGATCAACGATGTCACCAAGTACTGCTTGAGCAACACGCTCACGAAGTCGGATTGGGCTCATTCCGTCTTCCTCAAGACTGTGACGGACATCCAGAACCTCAAGAATTCCGACGGCCCAGACCTCAAGGTATGGGGCAGCGGCCAACTCGTACAGTTATTACTCCAACACGACCTCGTCGATGAGCTTTGGCTGAAGATCTACCCCGTGACCCTTGGCCAGGGAAAGAAATTGTTTGAGAGTGGTACCATCCCTGCCGCATTTACACTCACAAAAAGTGCCGTCACCCCCAAAGGAGTGATCTTTGCCAACTACACACGGGCCGGGAAAGTAGAGACCGGCGACTTCGGAGCGTAATGCCGATCCGTCGTTACCAGCCGAGTATGTACGAGAACATCAGTGGTGCGCAGATACTGGCATCCGATTCGACGATGAACTTCGGCGTGTCGATACCGAGCTTACCCCAGGTGATCTTCTCGTTCGGCACCGCGCCGCTGTAGGAGCCGTACGAAGTGGTCGAGTCCGAGATCTGGCAGAAGTAGCTCCAGAACGGGATGTCGTGCATCTCGAGGTCCTGATAGAGCATCGGCACAACACAGATCGGGAAATCGCCGGCGATGCCGCCGCCGATCTGGAAGAAGCCAACGCCTTTGCCGCCAGAATTCTTGATGTACCAATCGGCGAGCCACATCATGTACTCGATGCCCGACTTCATCACTGATGGCTTGAGCTCGCCCTTGATGCAATACGACGCAAAGATATTGCCCATCGTACTGTCTTCCCAACCCGGTACGATGATCGGCAAATTCTTCTCCGCTGCCGCGATCATCCAGGAGTCCTTGACGTCGATCTGATAGCTCTCCTTCATCACACCGGAGAGGAGCAGCTTGTACATATACTCGTGTGGGAAGTAGCGTTCGCCGCTTTCCTGCGCATCGGTCCAAAGCTTATGGATATGCTTCTGAATGTGGCGAAATGCCTCCTCTTCCGGGATGCAGGTATCGGTCACGCGGTTGAATCCGCCTTCGAGCAATTCCCACTCGTCCTGCGGTGAAAGATCGCGGTAATGCGGCACACGCTTGTAGTGGTTGTGGGCGACGAGGTTCATGATGTCCTCTTCGAGGTTCGCGCCCGTGCAGGAGATGATCTGCACCTTGTCCTGACGGATCATCTCGGCAAGCGAGACGCCAAGCTCGGCGGTGCTCATCGCACCGGCGAGGGTGATCATCATCTTGCCGCCAGCATCGAGATGTGCGACGTATGCCTTCGATGCATCCACCAGTGCCGCAGCGTTGAAGTGGCGGTAGTGATGCAGAATAAAATCGGAGATCGGCTTATTGCTCATGTACTAATAATTCGACATTCAAAAATTAACTTCCCCCATCTCAGAAGCCTGCCTTGATCAACTGATCCGTGAGCTCCTTCGTGTAGGTCGGGTAGACCTCGCCGTAGAATGCACCGGTCGGGACCAACACGATCTCCCCGAAGCTCGTCGGATTGTCGGGGTCGAAACTGCTTGTGGCCTGTTGGGTGAATTCTTCGGGGTGGTTCGGGTCGTCAACATCATTGACGACGAGCGTAAAGCCAATGGCGGGATAGTCCTCGCGTTCGATGAGGTCGTTCGTACGCTTCTTCT includes these proteins:
- a CDS encoding deoxyhypusine synthase family protein; its protein translation is MSNKPISDFILHHYRHFNAAALVDASKAYVAHLDAGGKMMITLAGAMSTAELGVSLAEMIRQDKVQIISCTGANLEEDIMNLVAHNHYKRVPHYRDLSPQDEWELLEGGFNRVTDTCIPEEEAFRHIQKHIHKLWTDAQESGERYFPHEYMYKLLLSGVMKESYQIDVKDSWMIAAAEKNLPIIVPGWEDSTMGNIFASYCIKGELKPSVMKSGIEYMMWLADWYIKNSGGKGVGFFQIGGGIAGDFPICVVPMLYQDLEMHDIPFWSYFCQISDSTTSYGSYSGAVPNEKITWGKLGIDTPKFIVESDASICAPLMFSYILGW
- a CDS encoding dihydrofolate reductase family protein, translated to MRRIIVPSFITLDGVLQAPGGPDEDTTSGFKYGGWSAPYADEDSGKLMLEQMGPTDLLLGRKTFEIFANYWPTHADMWPGINDVTKYCLSNTLTKSDWAHSVFLKTVTDIQNLKNSDGPDLKVWGSGQLVQLLLQHDLVDELWLKIYPVTLGQGKKLFESGTIPAAFTLTKSAVTPKGVIFANYTRAGKVETGDFGA